A genomic window from Mustela erminea isolate mMusErm1 chromosome 16, mMusErm1.Pri, whole genome shotgun sequence includes:
- the GPR20 gene encoding G-protein coupled receptor 20 — MPSASPVGSWAPAAPNATVVEANGSVPEKPLFHVFARLDEELHAAFPGLWLALMAVHGLIFLAGLVLNGLALYVFCCRTQAKTPSVIYTINLVVTDLLVGLSLPTRFAVFYGTRGCLRCAFPHIVGYFLNMHCSILFLTCICVDRYLAIVQPDGSRRCRQLACARAVCACVWLAAGAVTLSVLGVTAGGRPCCRVLALTVLEFLLPLLVISVFTGRIVCALSRPGLLRQGRQRRVRAMQLLLTVLVIFLVCFTPFHARQVAVALWPDGPPRASLVAYHVAVTLSSLNSCLDPVVYCFVTSGFQATVRGLCRRHGAGYEPNSGNMVSVRKSSRGSGHHHILSAGPSIFTQDLTNGPDA, encoded by the coding sequence ATGCCCTCCGCGTCTCCCGTGGGCTCCTGGGCCCCGGCGGCCCCCAACGCCACGGTGGTGGAGGCCAACGGCAGCGTGCCGGAGAAGCCTCTGTTCCACGTGTTCGCCCGGCTGGACGAGGAGCTGCACGCCGCCTTCCCGGGCCTGTGGCTGGCGCTGATGGCGGTGCACGGCCTCATCTTCCTGGCGGGGCTGGTGCTCAACGGGCTGGCGCTGTACGTCTTCTGCTGCCGTACCCAGGCCAAGACGCCGTCGGTCATCTACACCATCAACCTGGTGGTGACCGACCTGCTGGTGGGCCTGTCCCTGCCCACGCGCTTCGCCGTCTTCTACGGCACGCGCGGCTGCCTGCGATGCGCCTTCCCGCACATCGTCGGCTACTTCCTCAACATGCACTGCTCCATCCTCTTCCTCACCTGCATCTGCGTGGACCGCTACCTGGCCATCGTGCAGCCCGATGGCTCCCGCCGCTGCCGCCAGCTGGCCTGCGCCAGGGCCGTGTGCGCCTGCGTGTGGCTGGCCGCCGGCGCCGTGACCTTGTCGGTGCTGGGCGTGACGGCCGGCGGGCGGCCTTGCTGCCGCGTGCTGGCGCTGACCGTGCTGGAGTTCCTGCTGCCGCTGCTGGTCATCAGCGTGTTCACCGGCCGCATCGTGTGCGCCCTGTCGCGGCCGGGCCTCCTGCGCCAGGGCCGCCAGCGCCGCGTGCGGGCCATGCAGCTCCTGCTCACGGTGCTCGTCATCTTCCTCGTCTGCTTCACGCCTTTCCACGCCCGCCAGGTGGCCGTGGCGCTGTGGCCGGACGGGCCGCCCCGCGCCAGCCTAGTGGCCTACCACGTGGCCGTGACCCTCAGCAGCCTCAACAGCTGCCTGGACCCCGTCGTCTACTGCTTCGTCACCAGCGGCTTCCAGGCCACCGTCCGAGGCCTCTGCCGCCGCCACGGAGCCGGGTACGAGCCCAACAGCGGCAACATGGTCAGCG